A DNA window from Catenulispora sp. EB89 contains the following coding sequences:
- a CDS encoding glycoside hydrolase family 76 protein, which translates to MTGLVSALAGTGLAVAAPAPAHAATSSDASAAMSAFVSAFWDPTAKYFFCNSDHQVHSQHAYGPDGGLYSDFWWEAQNWETVMDAYQATGDPAYRQMIDDVYTGFTAFYPTFSTNFNDDLGWWALASARAYGITGENQYLTTAENLFNSVYAYQDTTYGGGIWWQRNLQNQKNVASSAPAAEAAAMIYKDTGNTTYLTDAQGLYSWMKSTLQSNGHVYDHVDGTGVAKWDFTYNFGAYIGAADALYTATNNSTYLADANAAGSWATTYLTNAGTLDYEGVDDAGGFKTVLIRNLAHLVSAHGQTQYLPFLQMNVNQGWNQRRSADSLVGPDWSQPTGSAYLQSLTAGAMASAAAVVAPDGTSGPQPGFATYQATNARTTNLNSESTNSGFSGRGYLAGWNTDGQSVTFEVQAPAAGAYEMALRYAGGAGNATRQISVNGSVVAGNQLFPGTGGWSNWSTVTLNGVALNQGYNEVTIAYSSGAGSSNYLNLDSMRLSYQLQAENGVLHGGIGLESSNAGYTGTGYLAGWNADGQWVDLSPNVSRSGTYTVTFRYAAAAGNASRYIYVDGADVTDNLAFPGTASWSTWNTVTLSGVHLNAGSNTLSVIYDSTKGSSDYLNLDEVTVQYTGG; encoded by the coding sequence GTGACCGGCCTGGTCAGCGCCCTCGCCGGCACCGGCCTGGCGGTCGCGGCCCCCGCCCCGGCGCACGCCGCCACCTCCTCGGACGCGAGCGCCGCGATGTCCGCGTTCGTCTCGGCGTTCTGGGACCCGACCGCGAAGTACTTCTTCTGCAACAGCGACCACCAGGTCCACTCCCAGCACGCCTACGGCCCCGACGGCGGGCTGTACTCGGACTTCTGGTGGGAGGCGCAGAACTGGGAAACCGTCATGGACGCCTACCAGGCGACCGGCGATCCCGCCTACCGCCAGATGATCGACGACGTCTACACCGGCTTCACGGCCTTCTACCCGACCTTCAGCACCAACTTCAACGACGACCTGGGCTGGTGGGCCCTGGCCTCGGCGCGCGCGTACGGCATCACCGGCGAGAACCAGTACCTCACCACGGCCGAGAACCTGTTCAACTCCGTCTACGCCTACCAGGACACCACGTACGGCGGCGGCATCTGGTGGCAGCGCAACCTGCAGAACCAGAAGAACGTCGCCTCCAGCGCCCCGGCCGCCGAGGCCGCGGCGATGATCTACAAGGACACCGGCAACACGACGTACCTCACCGACGCGCAGGGCCTGTACTCCTGGATGAAGTCGACGTTGCAGTCCAACGGCCACGTCTACGACCACGTCGACGGCACCGGCGTGGCGAAGTGGGACTTCACGTACAACTTCGGGGCCTACATCGGCGCGGCGGACGCGCTGTACACGGCGACCAACAACTCGACGTACCTGGCGGACGCGAACGCCGCGGGCTCGTGGGCCACGACGTACCTGACCAACGCCGGGACGCTGGACTACGAGGGCGTCGACGACGCCGGCGGCTTCAAGACCGTCCTGATCCGCAACCTCGCGCATCTGGTCAGCGCGCACGGACAGACGCAGTACCTGCCGTTCCTGCAGATGAACGTCAATCAGGGCTGGAACCAGCGCCGCTCCGCGGACAGCCTGGTCGGCCCGGACTGGTCGCAGCCGACCGGAAGCGCGTACCTGCAGTCGCTGACGGCCGGGGCGATGGCCAGCGCCGCCGCGGTGGTCGCGCCGGACGGCACGTCGGGCCCGCAGCCCGGCTTCGCCACGTATCAGGCGACGAACGCGCGCACCACGAACCTCAACTCGGAGAGCACCAACTCCGGCTTCTCCGGCCGCGGCTACCTGGCCGGCTGGAACACCGACGGACAGTCGGTGACCTTCGAGGTGCAGGCCCCGGCCGCGGGCGCCTACGAGATGGCGCTGCGCTACGCCGGAGGAGCCGGGAACGCCACCCGGCAGATCTCGGTCAACGGCTCGGTGGTCGCCGGGAACCAGTTGTTCCCCGGCACCGGCGGATGGTCGAACTGGTCGACGGTGACGCTGAACGGCGTCGCACTGAACCAGGGGTACAACGAGGTCACCATCGCGTACTCCTCGGGAGCGGGCAGCTCGAACTACCTCAACCTCGACTCGATGCGGCTGAGCTACCAGCTCCAGGCCGAAAACGGGGTGCTGCACGGCGGCATCGGGCTGGAGTCCTCCAACGCCGGTTACACCGGAACCGGCTACCTGGCCGGCTGGAACGCCGACGGGCAGTGGGTGGACCTGAGCCCGAACGTCAGCCGCAGCGGGACGTACACGGTGACGTTCCGGTACGCGGCAGCGGCCGGGAACGCCTCGCGCTACATCTACGTCGACGGCGCCGACGTGACGGACAACCTGGCGTTCCCGGGGACGGCATCGTGGTCGACGTGGAACACGGTGACGCTGAGCGGTGTGCACTTGAACGCCGGGAGCAACACCCTCTCGGTCATCTACGATTCGACGAAGGGCAGCAGCGACTACCTGAACCTCGACGAGGTGACGGTGCAGTACACCGGCGGTTGA
- a CDS encoding GntR family transcriptional regulator gives MTRPLLYETIVDHLLDELRAGELVPGGRVPSETELATAFDVSRVTAKSALEVLRQAGIVERLRGKGSFVVPAPPDLDGVSAQDLAERSEGEPAPAAAGTASRRRKPDGDVDQAIAFLLPDFSESYGLDLLTSVEQACSAAGIDLILRRTRGSQREEELAIERLRAAGTVDGLLVFPVHGEFHNASLLRLVLDGIPLVLVDRSLDGIAASTVHTDGVAAAQALTEALIRRGHTEICFASPAPSHTSTIEQRLDGFRRALAAHKLGPDAHRLTDLVSTLPGALTTENIRHDVAEVRRFLDAAPQVTAFVASEYNLARVIALAVAEHAGHAGHAGHAGQPATGEQAALPEIACFDSPVDPFAPPRFLHVRQDQAEMGRRAVELLRAQLAGQTAPVRALVPFTIVEP, from the coding sequence ATGACGCGGCCGCTGCTCTACGAGACCATCGTCGACCACCTCCTCGACGAGCTCAGAGCAGGCGAACTGGTGCCCGGCGGCCGGGTCCCGTCGGAGACCGAGCTCGCCACCGCGTTCGACGTCAGCCGCGTCACCGCCAAGAGCGCGCTCGAAGTCCTGCGGCAGGCCGGGATCGTGGAGCGGCTGCGCGGCAAGGGCTCGTTCGTCGTCCCCGCGCCCCCGGACCTCGACGGGGTCAGCGCCCAAGACCTGGCCGAACGGTCCGAGGGGGAGCCCGCGCCGGCCGCGGCCGGCACCGCCTCCCGCCGCCGCAAGCCCGACGGTGACGTCGACCAGGCCATCGCCTTCCTGCTCCCGGACTTCTCCGAGTCCTACGGCCTGGACCTGCTGACCTCCGTGGAGCAGGCGTGCTCCGCGGCGGGCATCGACCTGATCCTCCGCCGCACCCGCGGCAGCCAGCGCGAGGAGGAACTCGCCATCGAGCGGCTGCGCGCCGCCGGAACCGTCGACGGCCTGCTGGTCTTCCCCGTCCACGGCGAGTTCCACAACGCCAGCCTCCTGCGCCTGGTCCTCGACGGGATCCCGCTGGTCCTGGTCGACCGCTCCCTCGACGGCATCGCCGCCAGCACCGTCCACACCGACGGCGTCGCCGCCGCCCAGGCGCTCACCGAGGCGCTGATCCGCCGCGGCCACACCGAGATCTGCTTCGCCTCCCCGGCCCCCTCCCACACCTCCACGATCGAGCAGCGCCTCGACGGCTTCCGCCGCGCCCTGGCCGCCCACAAACTCGGCCCCGACGCCCACCGCCTGACCGACCTCGTCAGCACCCTGCCGGGCGCCCTCACCACCGAGAACATCCGCCACGACGTGGCCGAGGTGCGCCGCTTCCTGGACGCCGCACCGCAGGTGACGGCCTTTGTCGCCAGCGAGTACAACCTCGCGCGCGTGATCGCGCTGGCCGTGGCCGAGCACGCCGGGCACGCCGGGCACGCCGGGCACGCCGGGCAGCCCGCGACCGGCGAGCAGGCAGCCCTGCCCGAGATCGCGTGCTTCGACTCCCCGGTGGACCCCTTCGCCCCGCCGCGCTTCCTGCACGTCCGCCAGGACCAGGCCGAGATGGGCCGCCGCGCCGTGGAGCTCCTGCGTGCGCAGCTGGCTGGCCAGACCGCGCCCGTCCGCGCACTCGTCCCCTTCACCATCGTCGAGCCCTGA
- a CDS encoding glycoside hydrolase family 125 protein, which produces MEHGAAGLQDLQRRVTEAVGGDPRAAVIVTRFLTEVRERTARYLDDGTVFLLTGDIPAMWLRDSAAQVLPFLRLREVLPLAQSFVIGVLRRQLAYIAVDPYANAFNVRPDGAGHGTDVTAANPWVWERKYEVDSLCYPLWLAHLAWRAYGRDDFLDEAFWTAAEAVLTTWETELDHEAASAYRFQRFDAPASDTLVRDGLGPKTAVTGLTWSGFRPSDDAARFGYNVPGNMFAVVALGQLAEILTHKPGSALPDDRRAELLARADALRECLQTGIAEHAVVDDPVTGPRWAYEVDGLGGVLETDDANVPSLLALPLLGYCAADDPTYLATRAFVLSERNPAYVAGRAASGVGSPHTPPGHVWPIAIAVAALTSGDRAEQRAAIATLLATDAGTTRVHESFHADDPRIWTREWFSWAEAMFTELVLDYCGYAPVGDIPIGTVPASYVTVGSASVGTVSAGGAALGNASPRGPRAGAPTSHLPSEGVSDGR; this is translated from the coding sequence GTGGAGCACGGTGCGGCCGGACTGCAGGACCTCCAGCGGCGGGTGACCGAGGCCGTCGGCGGCGACCCGAGGGCCGCGGTGATCGTCACCCGGTTCCTGACCGAGGTGCGCGAGCGGACCGCGCGGTACCTGGACGACGGCACGGTCTTCCTGCTCACCGGCGACATTCCGGCGATGTGGCTGCGGGATTCCGCGGCGCAGGTGCTGCCCTTCCTCCGGCTGCGCGAGGTGCTGCCGCTGGCGCAGTCGTTCGTCATCGGTGTGCTGCGGCGGCAGCTCGCTTACATCGCGGTGGATCCGTATGCGAACGCCTTCAACGTGCGGCCCGACGGCGCCGGCCACGGTACCGACGTCACCGCCGCCAACCCCTGGGTCTGGGAGCGCAAGTACGAGGTCGACTCGCTGTGCTACCCGCTCTGGCTCGCGCACCTCGCCTGGCGCGCCTACGGCCGCGACGACTTCCTCGACGAGGCGTTCTGGACCGCCGCCGAAGCCGTCCTGACCACCTGGGAGACCGAGCTCGACCACGAGGCCGCCTCCGCCTACCGCTTCCAGCGCTTCGACGCGCCGGCCTCCGACACCCTGGTCCGGGACGGCCTCGGCCCGAAGACCGCGGTCACCGGCCTCACCTGGAGCGGCTTCCGCCCCAGCGACGACGCCGCGCGCTTCGGCTACAACGTCCCCGGCAACATGTTCGCGGTCGTCGCGCTCGGCCAGCTCGCGGAGATCCTGACCCACAAGCCGGGCTCGGCGCTGCCCGACGACCGGCGCGCGGAGCTGCTGGCCCGCGCCGACGCGCTGCGCGAGTGCCTGCAGACCGGCATCGCCGAGCACGCCGTCGTCGACGACCCGGTCACCGGACCGCGCTGGGCCTACGAGGTCGACGGTCTCGGCGGTGTCCTGGAGACGGACGACGCCAACGTCCCGAGCCTGCTCGCCCTCCCGCTGCTCGGCTACTGCGCCGCCGACGACCCGACGTATCTCGCGACCCGCGCCTTCGTCCTCAGCGAGCGCAACCCGGCCTACGTCGCCGGCCGCGCCGCCTCCGGGGTCGGCAGCCCGCACACCCCGCCCGGCCACGTCTGGCCGATCGCGATCGCCGTCGCCGCGCTCACCAGCGGCGACCGCGCCGAACAGCGCGCCGCCATCGCCACCCTGCTGGCCACCGACGCCGGCACCACCCGCGTCCACGAGTCGTTCCACGCGGACGACCCGCGGATCTGGACCCGGGAGTGGTTCTCCTGGGCCGAGGCCATGTTCACCGAACTCGTCCTCGACTACTGCGGCTACGCCCCGGTCGGCGACATCCCGATCGGCACCGTCCCGGCCAGCTACGTCACGGTCGGCAGCGCTTCCGTCGGCACCGTCTCCGCCGGCGGTGCCGCGCTCGGCAACGCCTCCCCCCGCGGCCCGCGAGCCGGAGCCCCCACCAGCCACCTCCCGTCGGAAGGAGTCAGCGATGGCCGCTGA
- a CDS encoding carbohydrate ABC transporter permease gives MTLPVLLFVLFVLLPVVMAAVLSFTDYDVISSMNWVGFKNYTDLIHDPFFTKALENTVFYTLMYVPLGIVVALATALLLNRKVRAAKYFRVMFYIPVISSTVATASIWYWMLNPQHGLINVILGEFGVNGPAWLYDSNWAMPAIVLMSVWAGFGTNMVIYLAGLQNIPKELIESARTEGANSWQVFRYVTLPALTKTTMLVTTLLIIAAFQVFDQAYVLTKGGPGNSTVTLVYYIYDRGFGALKMGYASAISFVLFAIILAVSLVNARLVNKAGDQ, from the coding sequence ATGACCCTGCCGGTCCTGCTGTTCGTGCTCTTCGTCCTGCTGCCGGTGGTCATGGCGGCGGTGCTCAGCTTCACCGACTACGACGTCATCAGCAGCATGAACTGGGTCGGCTTCAAGAACTACACCGACCTGATCCACGACCCGTTCTTCACCAAGGCGCTGGAGAACACGGTCTTCTACACCCTGATGTACGTCCCGCTCGGCATCGTGGTCGCGCTGGCGACGGCGCTGCTGCTGAACCGCAAAGTCCGCGCGGCGAAGTACTTCCGCGTCATGTTCTACATCCCGGTGATCTCCTCGACCGTGGCCACCGCCTCGATCTGGTACTGGATGCTGAACCCGCAGCACGGCCTGATCAACGTGATCCTCGGCGAGTTCGGGGTGAACGGCCCGGCCTGGCTCTACGACTCCAACTGGGCGATGCCGGCGATCGTGCTGATGTCGGTCTGGGCCGGCTTCGGCACCAACATGGTCATCTATCTGGCCGGCCTGCAGAACATCCCCAAAGAGCTGATAGAGAGCGCCCGCACCGAGGGCGCGAACAGCTGGCAGGTCTTCCGGTACGTGACGCTCCCGGCCCTGACCAAGACCACGATGCTGGTCACCACGCTGCTGATCATCGCCGCGTTCCAGGTCTTTGACCAGGCCTACGTGCTGACCAAGGGCGGTCCCGGCAACTCCACGGTGACCCTCGTCTACTACATCTACGACCGCGGCTTCGGTGCGCTGAAGATGGGCTACGCCTCCGCGATCTCCTTCGTGCTGTTCGCGATCATCCTGGCGGTCTCGCTGGTGAACGCGCGGCTGGTGAACAAGGCGGGCGACCAGTGA